The following coding sequences lie in one Arachis ipaensis cultivar K30076 chromosome B05, Araip1.1, whole genome shotgun sequence genomic window:
- the LOC107644892 gene encoding uncharacterized protein At3g49140 isoform X1 gives MMIIEPSIAVRFTSASATRSAAAAAGFHKRSLWSADDVNAAGSVASYQLACTCGFEAPWIRRQKYTGTPFIKRNKYVKNRIRVSSENLGSPQDPVKKDEKSSYHPFEEIAMSTSENTEDARLTAAETSRTIIEVNSKATLMFTSVINDVVHENVVWPDMPYLTDDRGNIYFQVKNSDDVLQSLTSENNFVQVIVGVDAMEMLSEMDLSGPSEIGFGIEEIDDQDTDDTDDSDEEDEDEDENEEYDSEWVTVVSDNDEQEDADETLEDWAKLETMRSSHPMYFAKKLAESASDDPIDWMEQPPACVAIQGVIRPAFIEEHSTIQKHLSTNQSNNSDITESVKGEIGVINGHVHNSMSSKDNTAEQVENNENSDLPFNETSFYKLEMIKIQVISAHGHPTDVEIEDYSKAQPDALAHSASKIIARLKADGEKTLQAFKSVCWRYKSIQVEEAQLISVDSLGFDLRVCSGAQVQTLRFTFKKRATSEYSAERQLNELLFPINHPKAAKNEAPPSK, from the exons ATGATGATCATCGAGCCATCGATCGCTGTCCGATTTACCTCCGCTTCCGCCACTCGctccgccgccgccgccgctgGATTTC aTAAAAGATCACTGTGGAGTGCCGATGATGTAAATGCAGCAGGTTCCGTTGCTTCGTACCAGCTTGCATGTACGTGCGGTTTCGAAGCTCCGTG gATAAGACGTCAAAAATACACTGGCACTCCATTcataaaaagaaacaaatatgTAAAGAATAGAATTCGAGTATCATCAGAGAATCTGGGCTCGCCTCAGGATCCTGTCAAGAAAGATGAAAAGTCATCCTATCATCCATTTGAAGAAATTGCCATGTCAACATCTGAGAATACTGAAGATGCTAGGCTTACAGCAGCAGAAACAAGTAGAACAATTATTGAG GTTAACAGCAAAGCAACACTGATGTTCACAAGTGTGATTAACGATGTGGTTCATGAAAATGTTGTTTGGCCAGATATGCCTTATTTGACTGATGATCGAGGAA ATATATACTTCCAGGTGAAGAACAGTGATGATGTTTTGCAATCTCTAACTTCAGAGAATAATTTTGTG CAAGTTATTGTTGGTGTGGATGCCATGGAAATGTTGTCTGAGATGGACTTATCAGGTCCCTCAGAAATTGGTTTTGGGATTGAAGAAATTGATGATCAAGATACTGATGATACAGATGACAgtgatgaagaggatgaagatgaggATGAGAATGAAGAATATGATTCG GAATGGGTGACTGTTGTTTCCGACAACGATGAGCAAGAAGATGCAGATGAAACACTTGAAGACTGGGCAAAGTTGGAGACTATGCGCTCTTCTCATCCAATGTATTTTGCCAAAAAATTGGCTGAG agTGCTTCTGATGATCCAATTGATTGGATGGAGCAGCCTCCAGCTTGTGTAGCTATCCAAGGGGTTATAAGACCTGCTTTTATTGAAGAACATTCTACAATACAAAAGCATCTATCTACCAATCAATCAAATAATTCTGACATAACTGAATCTGTAAAGGGGGAAATCGGTGTTATTAATGGTCATGTGCATAACTCAATGTCATCTAAAGATAATACAGCAGAACAGGTGGAGAATAATGAGAATAGTGATTTGCCTTTCAATGAGACTTCATTTTACAAATTGGAGATGATTAAGATTCAAGTGATTTCAGCACATGGACATCCT ACTGACGTTGAAATAGAAGACTACAGCAAAGCTCAACCTGATGCCCTTGCACACTCAGCCTCCAAAATCATAGCTCGTTTGAAAGCTGATGGGGAAAAGACCTTACAGGCCTTTAAGTCTGTGTGTTGGAGATACAAGAGTATCCAAGTAGAG GAGGCACAACTTATTTCTGTAGACTCCCTTGGGTTTGATCTAAGAGTTTGTTCAGGAGCTCAAGTTCAAACCCTGAGATTTACATTCAAAAAGAGG GCCACTTCAGAGTACAGTGCAGAGAGACAACTCAATGAATTATTATTTCCTATAAATCACCCAAAAGCTGCAAAAAACGAAGCACCCCCCTCCAAATGA
- the LOC107644893 gene encoding uncharacterized protein LOC107644893: MAQPSEPLRRRNNHHHRDNHICNFLQSTASNLLSLFNNNSSSSNLSPPTLPQPLSSKISLALPLPLQFAPLLPAQSSSTSAESTRPDSPFPSAAKSLRVAGLSKDGKGGGGPAFVGQVFSMCDLSGTGLMAVSTHFDIPFISKRTPEWLKKIFAAITKSERNGPVFRFFIDLGDAVSYVKKLNIPSGVVGACRLDLVYEHFKEKPHLFQFVPNEKQVKAANKLLKTIPQDGVGKKVDGVPVFSAQNLDIAIATKDGIKWYTPYFFDKGVLDNILEEAVDQHFHTLIQTRHLQRRRDVVDDNLAAEVIEEMNDSLGDPPEVQEVLDEMGHPSIPLSVISKAAELQFHYTVDKVILGNRWLRKATGIQPKFPYMVDSFERRSEASLLRISDSSSCLDNSKGEDDRKHSECIDSSCFNLNDNNSTIEDSHPKFRLPFGGWFPRKQQEKVESSRKGVHKEDSRLSPFLPKVTMIGLSTEEASQMSKASLKKQMENLTKELEKSELDNVIGSGSSEDNVEDRDPLFVANVGDYYSGIARKGPGRWIRGGTN, encoded by the exons ATGGCTCAGCCGTCAGAACCTCTCCGCCGCcgcaacaaccaccaccaccgtgACAACCACATCTGCAACTTCCTTCAATCAACAGCTTCCAACCTCCTCTCTCTCTtcaacaacaacagcagcagcagcaacctTTCTCCTCCAACCCTTCCACAACCACTCTCCTCCAAAATCTCTCTCGCTctaccacttcctctccaattCGCACCGCTACTCCCCGCGCAATCATCATCCACCTCGGCCGAGTCAACTCGCCCCGACTCACCATTCCCCTCCGCCGCCAAATCGCTGCGCGTGGCCGGACTCAGCAAGGATGGCAAGGGTGGCGGCGGCCCTGCCTTCGTCGGTCAGGTATTCAGCATGTGTGACCTCTCAGGGACTGGCCTCATGGCAGTTTCCACTCACTTCGATATTCCCTTCATCTCTAAAAG AACACCTGAGTGGCTGAAAAAAATATTTGCAGCAATCACCAAGAGTGAGAGGAATGGCCCTGTATTCCGCTTTTTTATTGATCTAGGAGATGCAG TTTCATATGTCAAAAAACTGAATATTCCAAGTGGTGTGGTGGGAGCCTGTCGTCTTGATCTAGTATATGAACATTTCAAG GAAAAACCACACTTGTTCCAATTTGTACCAAATGAGAAGCAG GTCAAGGCAGCTAACAAGCTTTTGAAGACAATTCCACAAGATGGTGTTGGAAAAAAGGTCGATGGGGTGCCTGTGTTTAGTGCCCAGAACTTAGACATTGCAATTGCAACTAAAGATGGAATTAAATG GTATACTCCCTACTTTTTTGATAAAGGCGTGCTTGATAACATTCTTGAAGAAGCTGTTGATCAACATTTCCATACATTAATCCAAACTCGACACTTGCAGCGACGGCGAGATGTGGTTGATGACAACCTAGCAGCAGAAGTGATTGAGGAAATGAATGACAGTTTAGGGGATCCTCCAGAG GTTCAGGAAGTCCTAGATGAAATGGGCCATCCAAGTATACCACTAAGTGTTATTTCAAAAGCTGCAGAACTTCAGTTCCATTATACTGTTGACAAGGTAATCCTGGGTAATAGGTGGTTGCGGAAAGCAACAGGCATACAACCAAAATTTCCCTATATGGTCGACTCGTTTGAGAGAAG AAGTGAAGCTTCTTTGCTGAGGATTTCAGATTCAAGCAGCTGTCTTGATAACTCTAAAGGGGAAGATGATAGGAAACATTCTGAATGCATTGACTCCTCTTGTTTCAATTTGAATGATAACAATTCTACAATCGAAGACTCTCATCCCAAATTTAGGCTACCTTTTGGTGGTTGGTTTCCCCGAAAACAGCAGGAAAAAGTAGAATCCTCGAGAAAAGGGGTACACAAAGAAGATTCAAGACTGAGTCCCTTCCTTCCAAAAGTAACAATGATTGGTCTATCTACAGAGGAAGCAAGCCAGATGAGCAAAGCTAGTTTGAAAAAGCAAATGGAGAATTTAACAAAAGAGTTGGAGAAGTCAGAGTTAGATAATGTGATTGGTAGTGGTAGCAGTGAGGACAATGTAGAAGATAGAGATCCACTTTTTGTAGCAAACGTTGGTGATTATTATTCTGGTATTGCAAGAAAAGGACCTGGTCGCTGGATACGTGGAGGAACCAACTAA
- the LOC107644892 gene encoding uncharacterized protein At3g49140 isoform X2, with product MMIIEPSIAVRFTSASATRSAAAAAGFHKRSLWSADDVNAAGSVASYQLACTCGFEAPWIRRQKYTGTPFIKRNKYVKNRIRVSSENLGSPQDPVKKDEKSSYHPFEEIAMSTSENTEDARLTAAETSRTIIEVNSKATLMFTSVINDVVHENVVWPDMPYLTDDRGNIYFQVKNSDDVLQSLTSENNFVQVIVGVDAMEMLSEMDLSGPSEIGFGIEEIDDQDTDDTDDSDEEDEDEDENEEYDSEWVTVVSDNDEQEDADETLEDWAKLETMRSSHPMYFAKKLAEPPACVAIQGVIRPAFIEEHSTIQKHLSTNQSNNSDITESVKGEIGVINGHVHNSMSSKDNTAEQVENNENSDLPFNETSFYKLEMIKIQVISAHGHPTDVEIEDYSKAQPDALAHSASKIIARLKADGEKTLQAFKSVCWRYKSIQVEEAQLISVDSLGFDLRVCSGAQVQTLRFTFKKRATSEYSAERQLNELLFPINHPKAAKNEAPPSK from the exons ATGATGATCATCGAGCCATCGATCGCTGTCCGATTTACCTCCGCTTCCGCCACTCGctccgccgccgccgccgctgGATTTC aTAAAAGATCACTGTGGAGTGCCGATGATGTAAATGCAGCAGGTTCCGTTGCTTCGTACCAGCTTGCATGTACGTGCGGTTTCGAAGCTCCGTG gATAAGACGTCAAAAATACACTGGCACTCCATTcataaaaagaaacaaatatgTAAAGAATAGAATTCGAGTATCATCAGAGAATCTGGGCTCGCCTCAGGATCCTGTCAAGAAAGATGAAAAGTCATCCTATCATCCATTTGAAGAAATTGCCATGTCAACATCTGAGAATACTGAAGATGCTAGGCTTACAGCAGCAGAAACAAGTAGAACAATTATTGAG GTTAACAGCAAAGCAACACTGATGTTCACAAGTGTGATTAACGATGTGGTTCATGAAAATGTTGTTTGGCCAGATATGCCTTATTTGACTGATGATCGAGGAA ATATATACTTCCAGGTGAAGAACAGTGATGATGTTTTGCAATCTCTAACTTCAGAGAATAATTTTGTG CAAGTTATTGTTGGTGTGGATGCCATGGAAATGTTGTCTGAGATGGACTTATCAGGTCCCTCAGAAATTGGTTTTGGGATTGAAGAAATTGATGATCAAGATACTGATGATACAGATGACAgtgatgaagaggatgaagatgaggATGAGAATGAAGAATATGATTCG GAATGGGTGACTGTTGTTTCCGACAACGATGAGCAAGAAGATGCAGATGAAACACTTGAAGACTGGGCAAAGTTGGAGACTATGCGCTCTTCTCATCCAATGTATTTTGCCAAAAAATTGGCTGAG CCTCCAGCTTGTGTAGCTATCCAAGGGGTTATAAGACCTGCTTTTATTGAAGAACATTCTACAATACAAAAGCATCTATCTACCAATCAATCAAATAATTCTGACATAACTGAATCTGTAAAGGGGGAAATCGGTGTTATTAATGGTCATGTGCATAACTCAATGTCATCTAAAGATAATACAGCAGAACAGGTGGAGAATAATGAGAATAGTGATTTGCCTTTCAATGAGACTTCATTTTACAAATTGGAGATGATTAAGATTCAAGTGATTTCAGCACATGGACATCCT ACTGACGTTGAAATAGAAGACTACAGCAAAGCTCAACCTGATGCCCTTGCACACTCAGCCTCCAAAATCATAGCTCGTTTGAAAGCTGATGGGGAAAAGACCTTACAGGCCTTTAAGTCTGTGTGTTGGAGATACAAGAGTATCCAAGTAGAG GAGGCACAACTTATTTCTGTAGACTCCCTTGGGTTTGATCTAAGAGTTTGTTCAGGAGCTCAAGTTCAAACCCTGAGATTTACATTCAAAAAGAGG GCCACTTCAGAGTACAGTGCAGAGAGACAACTCAATGAATTATTATTTCCTATAAATCACCCAAAAGCTGCAAAAAACGAAGCACCCCCCTCCAAATGA